TACAGGATATAGTGGAAGTTCTTCCAGCAGTTCTTTGAGTCTCTCAACAAAGGCAGCCACAATGAGCACACTGTCAGAGAACTCACGTGCCCCATGGCGCGATCTCCTTGACTCTCATCTCAAACAAACACCTGGATATGAATTCACAGTGGCAACAATTGGTTACAATGCTCAACAACGTCCTGTGCCTCGCCTGCGGACTTGCGGCTGTCGTGGTTTCTTCCCAGAACTCGAGCTCCACCCCAAGGGCCAGGAAGCTATGGATCAGCAAGTGGAAGGCGGAGGTAATCCGCCGGTATTTGAAAGTGACATGATCTCATTTACCACTGATGCTCGAATGGACAAGCTTCCTCAACTGGAATCCTCGGGTCATGCAATTGAGGCCGTGTTCTGGCTGAAGGGTCTCATGACTCAGTGGCGTATCAAGGGGTCGGCATATGCAATTGGCAACCCAAGTGAAGAGGATGCGGAAGAGAAGATATCTCGAACCGAGATAAGAAAAGCATTAAGGGTGAAGGGGGATACTGACAGCGACCTTACGAAGTGGACATGGGAAAAGGCTGTCACAAAGTACTTTGCAAACCACTCCCCTGTTGCACGAGGTATGTTGTTTCTATCTTGCTTCTTGGCTTGCTTGTCATCTCCCATCCA
Above is a genomic segment from Penicillium digitatum chromosome 3, complete sequence containing:
- a CDS encoding FMN-binding split barrel-like protein, with translation MSTLSENSRAPWRDLLDSHLKQTPGYEFTVATIGYNAQQRPVPRLRTCGCRGFFPELELHPKGQEAMDQQVEGGGNPPVFESDMISFTTDARMDKLPQLESSGHAIEAVFWLKGLMTQWRIKGSAYAIGNPSEEDAEEKISRTEIRKALRVKGDTDSDLTKWTWEKAVTKYFANHSPVARGSFRNPSPGQPRSSTPSQLDLKLGQRVLDLHDPVARANFRVVVIRPEEVERLDLTEQENCKRWNWTLTGGIDGSRWNEIELWP